The following DNA comes from Vibrio gigantis.
ACCTCACACAGTGCTTTCGCACTAGGAGTGATAGCCTGATTCGCCAAACCAAAATGCAGCTTCTGTACATCCGACAACAAATGCCATAGCCAACCCAATTGAATCAAAGGATCTTTGCTAAGCTCTGTCGACAATTTTAGCATGTCAGGTTGAGTGCCCTTGATGACATTAACAAAGCCATCGAGCGCTTTAGTTGAAGCCTCTACTCCGCCCTGCTCGAACATCGCCTTCGCTTTTAAAGGCGCGTAGTCATTGAGCGCTAAAATATATTGTGGAACGGCCTTACCAACTTCGCCACCTAACCAAGCCGACCCTGCCTCCAACTGTGGGCTAACCACATTGAATTGCTGACAACGGCTAATAATAGTCGGCATTAAGCGATTACTATTGCGAGTAGACAGGATGAAGATGCACTTACTTGATGGCTCTTCCAGAGTTTTCAACAATGCATTGGAAGCCGATTCGTTCATTGCTTCAGCCGGATTAAGCAAGATAACGCGCAAACCACCTAACTGAGAAGACTCTTGAGCCCATCGGTTACTGGCACGTACTTGATCAACCGTGATCGACTTGCCTTCTTTTTCTGGAGAGATCACATGAAAATCAGGATGACTACCCGACTTCATTAATTCGCAACTGTGACAAAATCCGCACGACTCGCTTTCATAGTTCGTACACATCAACGCGTCGGTAAGTTGGCTAATCAACGCATCAACGCCGAGCCCTTCCGGTGCATTCACAATTACGGAGTTAGGAAAACGCTCCGCATCGAGACTTTTTTTCCACTCACTCCATAATGGTGTGAGCCAAGAATACACTTCAGCCATGACTACCTACTGTTTGCCGAGCCAAGCAGTTAGCGCGATTTTAATATCAGCGGCTACTTGCTCAATTTCTTGCTGCGCATTAATCACGAGTACAGAATCATCTTGTTCTGCAATTTCTAGATAGCGCTCACGCGTGCGGTCAAAAAACGAGATATCCATCTTTTCAATTCTATCAAGTTCACCACGGCCTCTAGCACGCTCTAGCCCTACTCTAGGGTCTAGGTCCAAATATAGCGTTAGATCTGGCTTAAAGCTGCCTAGTGTGGTTGATTTCAGTGACTCCATAGTTGTGCGAGCGATCTGACGACCACCACCTTGATAAGCCTGAGAAGACATATCATGGCGATCACCCAATACCCACTTACCACTATCGAGTGCAGGCTTAATCACGTTTTCTACTAATTGAACACGTGCTGCGTACATCAATAGTAATTCAGTCATGTCTTGAAGCTTCTCGCCTTCGTGCTCTTCTTTGACCAACGAACGCATCTTTTCAGCCAAAACTGTGCCACCCGGCTCGCGAGTATTAACAATGTCCTCAACACCCGATGCTTTTAATGTCTCAACGATGGCATTGATTGCTGTGCTTTTGCCAGCGCCTTCAAGGCCTTCAACCACGATAAATTTCGACTGATTCATAATTATTTCTTTATCTATTTTTTCTTAATTGCTTTAAGTAAGCTCGTACTGCACGGTTATGCTCAGTCAAACTCTTTGAAAATACGTGACCACCCGTGCCACTCGCAACGAAGTACAAATAGTTGCTCTTCTCAGGATTCAACGCTGCGTTGATAGACGCTTTGCCTGCCATGGCGATAGGTGTCGGTGGTAAACCACTCATTGTATAGGTGTTGTATGGTGTTGGCGTGCGTAAATCTTTCTTACGGATATTTCCATCGTAGCTGTCACCCATGCCGTAGATAACCGTTGGGTCGGTTTGCAAACGCATACGCTTGTTCAGACGGTTAACGAACACAGAAGACACACGCTCGCGCTCAGAAGCTACGGCCGTCTCTTTCTCAATAATAGACGCAAGAATCAGAGCTTCATAAGGTGACTTAAGAGGCAGTTTATCTGCTCTATTTTCCCACTCCTCATTCACCACGTTCATTAGGTCTCGATGCGCGCGCTTCAGCAAATCTAAATCGGTTGTGCCGTAGGTGTAGTGATACGTTTCTGCTAAAAAAAGACCTTCAAGCTTTTCATTTTCAATACCCAACTTTTCAGCGATCTCTTTTTCAGAAACACCATCCAACGTTTGTTGAATGAATTCGTTGTCCTTTAGCTGCACAAGCCATTCATCAAAGCGGCTGCCTTCAACAAAGGTAATAGTGAATTGATGCTCTTTGCCCTCAACAAGCACTTGTAATGCCTGCTCTAAGGTCAAACCCGGCTCTAGCAGAAATGTACCCGCCTTTACGTCAACAAGCTCAGGATGTAACTTACGGATGAGTTTCTCGTAAGGAGAAGCCTCAAATAGCCCCTCATTTATCAACTGTGCCAGAACACGATTAAAACTGCTGCCTGAAGCAACGGTTACGACCTGTGGTTTTTCTAATTGGATGACTTGTTTCAGGTTATCTTGCGCTTGGTTGTAAACATAGAATCCAGCAGCACCAGCTGTGATTAGACACAAGATAAGAAAAATAATTAACTTTTTGATCACGAGTTTAGTTGTCCTTGAAGGCTACGAGTAACGGTTCCAATGTTAAATTGGGTTTCACTAATACGGGTAACTGGGGCAACCCCTAAAATGGAGTTGGTCATGAAAACCTCATCAGCTTGCATGAGTTGAGATAGGCAGTAGTCGCTAATTGTAACGGAAAGTTCAGCTTGATTCAGCGCGGTTAACACTTGCTTACGCATAACCCCTGCGACGCCACTTTGCGTCAGTTGAGGTGTATAAATGATCTGCCCTTTTCGCCAAAACAAATTAGCCATAGTGGTTTCAATCACATTGCCTGAGATATCAAGCACCACACCATCGACTTCATTGACCTGATCCATTTCGTCTTTCATCAAGATTTGTTCAAGGCGATTATTGTGCTTATGCCCGGCAAGCAATGGGCTCAAACCTAAAGCTTGTTGGCAGACACCGAGTTCAACACCAGAGTCTTGCCACGCTGAATAATGGCTTGGAAAATCAAACGTACTGATGGTGACCGTAGGTTTAGCGATATTCTTGGTGCTATAACCTCTGCCACCAGCACCGCGGCTAACGTGCAGCTTTATCCCTGCTTTTTCATCATGAGGCTTGTTTGTCTCATGGCGGTTCTCTGTTTCATGAAGCGCATTGTTTTGGATGTGTTGAAGTGCGCTATCGAGCCAAACATTGACCACATCCCAATCAAGTTCAGAAATGCGTAACGCTTTCAGGCATTCATCGACACGACGCTGATGATCGTGAAAATGTTGAATCTGGCCACCTTGAACAAGCATGGTGGTAAAACAGCCGTCTCCGTATTGAAACGAACGGTCCAAGATATCGACAGTTTGCTGGCTTTCTCCATCAACCCAAAACATGTTTTTCCCCATAAAAAGAAACGGCTCAATGCTAAAGCATCAAGCCGTTTAAAAACAAGTCTAATTGTGACTATCTACGAGTGTTTACGTCTTTAATAAGATGATTAAATCTTTTTGAAGATCAAACAGCCGTTTGTACCACCGAAACCGAATGAGTTACATGCAGCATATTCCATGTTGCTAACTTCACGCGCAGTGTGAGGTACTAAGTCAATATCTAAGCCTTCTTCAGGATCATCTAGGTTGATTG
Coding sequences within:
- the mltG gene encoding endolytic transglycosylase MltG, with the translated sequence MIKKLIIFLILCLITAGAAGFYVYNQAQDNLKQVIQLEKPQVVTVASGSSFNRVLAQLINEGLFEASPYEKLIRKLHPELVDVKAGTFLLEPGLTLEQALQVLVEGKEHQFTITFVEGSRFDEWLVQLKDNEFIQQTLDGVSEKEIAEKLGIENEKLEGLFLAETYHYTYGTTDLDLLKRAHRDLMNVVNEEWENRADKLPLKSPYEALILASIIEKETAVASERERVSSVFVNRLNKRMRLQTDPTVIYGMGDSYDGNIRKKDLRTPTPYNTYTMSGLPPTPIAMAGKASINAALNPEKSNYLYFVASGTGGHVFSKSLTEHNRAVRAYLKQLRKNR
- the pabC gene encoding aminodeoxychorismate lyase, which produces MFWVDGESQQTVDILDRSFQYGDGCFTTMLVQGGQIQHFHDHQRRVDECLKALRISELDWDVVNVWLDSALQHIQNNALHETENRHETNKPHDEKAGIKLHVSRGAGGRGYSTKNIAKPTVTISTFDFPSHYSAWQDSGVELGVCQQALGLSPLLAGHKHNNRLEQILMKDEMDQVNEVDGVVLDISGNVIETTMANLFWRKGQIIYTPQLTQSGVAGVMRKQVLTALNQAELSVTISDYCLSQLMQADEVFMTNSILGVAPVTRISETQFNIGTVTRSLQGQLNS
- a CDS encoding DNA polymerase III subunit delta', whose translation is MAEVYSWLTPLWSEWKKSLDAERFPNSVIVNAPEGLGVDALISQLTDALMCTNYESESCGFCHSCELMKSGSHPDFHVISPEKEGKSITVDQVRASNRWAQESSQLGGLRVILLNPAEAMNESASNALLKTLEEPSSKCIFILSTRNSNRLMPTIISRCQQFNVVSPQLEAGSAWLGGEVGKAVPQYILALNDYAPLKAKAMFEQGGVEASTKALDGFVNVIKGTQPDMLKLSTELSKDPLIQLGWLWHLLSDVQKLHFGLANQAITPSAKALCEVMSYQSAYAASNKLLILIEQLKQHPGLNTELLIMNWLIATCEETCS
- the tmk gene encoding dTMP kinase, with translation MNQSKFIVVEGLEGAGKSTAINAIVETLKASGVEDIVNTREPGGTVLAEKMRSLVKEEHEGEKLQDMTELLLMYAARVQLVENVIKPALDSGKWVLGDRHDMSSQAYQGGGRQIARTTMESLKSTTLGSFKPDLTLYLDLDPRVGLERARGRGELDRIEKMDISFFDRTRERYLEIAEQDDSVLVINAQQEIEQVAADIKIALTAWLGKQ